One stretch of Natronobacterium gregoryi SP2 DNA includes these proteins:
- a CDS encoding cysteine hydrolase family protein, which produces MSIELDPTRTALVVVDMQNGFCHPDGALYAPGSEDAIDPVSDLVDWAADAGVSVVYTRDVHPPDQFEDAHYYDEFDRWGEHVLEGSWEAEVVEKLPVEDADHVVEKHTYDAFQKTELEGWLNARGIKDLVFCGTLANVCVLHSAGSAGLRDFRPILVEDCIGYIEKDHREYALEHADWLFGEVATSDDLEFA; this is translated from the coding sequence ATGTCCATCGAACTCGACCCAACGCGGACGGCTCTCGTCGTAGTCGACATGCAAAACGGCTTCTGCCACCCCGATGGGGCGCTGTACGCACCGGGTAGCGAGGACGCGATCGATCCGGTCTCCGACCTCGTCGACTGGGCGGCCGACGCCGGCGTCTCCGTCGTCTACACGCGGGACGTCCACCCGCCAGACCAGTTCGAGGACGCCCACTACTACGACGAGTTCGATCGGTGGGGCGAACACGTCCTCGAGGGCTCCTGGGAGGCCGAAGTCGTCGAGAAACTGCCGGTCGAGGACGCCGATCACGTCGTCGAAAAACACACCTACGACGCCTTCCAGAAGACCGAACTCGAGGGGTGGCTAAACGCCCGCGGGATCAAAGACTTGGTGTTCTGCGGGACGCTCGCGAACGTCTGTGTCCTCCACAGCGCCGGCAGCGCGGGACTGCGTGACTTCCGGCCGATCCTCGTCGAGGACTGCATCGGATACATCGAGAAAGACCACCGAGAGTACGCCCTGGAACACGCCGACTGGCTGTTCGGCGAGGTCGCGACCAGCGACGACCTCGAGTTCGCGTAG
- a CDS encoding TIGR00296 family protein, producing MSQQRQGVDLSYEDGARAVELAREAVESYVEHGQREQPGSMRETFYERTGAFVRLESTRGRGSLRGCAGGYRSDDQLGHVIVDAAIEAASEDSCGSEVTPSELPNLTVSICAVTNVVLTDDPVADLELGTHGVAIDGGDGGWLYPTVPVQNGWSEREYLDRTCRKAKLAPGAWQDDDVVVTLFEGQVFREREADGSVEEV from the coding sequence ATGTCCCAGCAGCGACAGGGCGTCGACCTATCCTACGAAGACGGGGCACGCGCAGTCGAACTCGCGCGTGAAGCCGTCGAATCCTACGTCGAACACGGCCAACGAGAGCAACCAGGGAGTATGCGCGAAACGTTCTACGAACGCACTGGCGCGTTCGTCCGCCTCGAGTCGACGCGCGGCCGAGGCAGCCTTCGAGGCTGTGCTGGCGGCTACCGATCGGACGACCAGCTCGGCCACGTGATCGTCGACGCGGCGATCGAAGCCGCAAGCGAGGACTCTTGTGGTTCGGAAGTCACTCCCTCGGAACTGCCGAACCTCACCGTCTCCATCTGTGCGGTCACCAACGTCGTCCTGACCGACGACCCGGTAGCCGACCTCGAACTCGGTACTCACGGCGTCGCTATCGACGGTGGCGATGGTGGCTGGCTCTACCCCACGGTGCCGGTCCAGAACGGCTGGAGCGAGCGCGAGTATCTCGACCGAACCTGCCGCAAGGCGAAACTCGCGCCGGGAGCCTGGCAGGACGACGACGTCGTCGTCACGCTGTTCGAAGGCCAGGTCTTCCGCGAGCGGGAGGCCGACGGGAGCGTCGAAGAGGTCTAA
- a CDS encoding nicotinate phosphoribosyltransferase — protein MTTPFGTIPAEAILEGDATDAYFERTHTTLESAGKNPDVVAEITADQFPTGEFEVWTGIEDVATLLEGRNVDVDALPDGQLFDGGPVLRIEGPYLEFAELETSLLGFLSQPSGFATAALEARVAGPDSLVLSFGARHVHPSITATVERAALLAGLDGFSHVAAGDVLDREPGGTMPHALMFCFGEGNQAEAWQAFDEAVPVDVPRIALIDTFWDEVSEGLLAAETLGDRLDGVRIDTTSSRRGDFRHIVREVRWELDARGYEDVDVFCSGGIGPDAIRTLRDVADGFGVGSYITDAPSVDFSLDIVEVEGEPVSKRGKLSGTKQVYRTPDGGHHVALADRDGPEGGDPLLEPLIRNGEVVREFDLEAASERCLADAETVGFDE, from the coding sequence ATGACGACTCCGTTCGGAACCATCCCCGCAGAAGCGATTCTCGAGGGGGACGCTACCGATGCCTACTTCGAACGCACCCACACGACACTCGAGAGCGCGGGAAAGAACCCCGACGTCGTCGCCGAGATCACGGCCGACCAGTTCCCGACCGGCGAGTTCGAGGTCTGGACGGGAATCGAAGATGTCGCGACGCTGCTCGAGGGACGGAACGTAGACGTCGACGCGCTGCCCGACGGCCAACTGTTCGACGGCGGTCCAGTACTGCGAATCGAGGGACCGTACCTCGAGTTCGCCGAGCTCGAGACCTCTCTTCTGGGGTTTCTCTCACAGCCAAGCGGCTTCGCGACGGCCGCACTCGAGGCGCGGGTTGCAGGGCCGGACTCGCTCGTTCTCTCGTTCGGTGCACGACACGTCCATCCCTCGATCACGGCGACGGTCGAACGCGCCGCGTTGCTCGCGGGACTGGACGGGTTCTCCCACGTGGCGGCGGGCGACGTTTTGGACCGCGAACCCGGCGGGACGATGCCCCACGCGCTCATGTTCTGTTTCGGTGAGGGCAATCAGGCCGAAGCCTGGCAGGCCTTCGACGAGGCTGTCCCCGTGGACGTCCCGCGGATCGCCCTGATCGACACCTTCTGGGACGAGGTCAGCGAGGGGTTGCTGGCCGCCGAGACGCTGGGCGACCGGCTGGACGGCGTCCGCATCGACACCACCAGTTCTCGGCGAGGCGACTTCCGACACATCGTCCGCGAAGTTCGGTGGGAACTCGATGCCCGCGGCTACGAGGACGTCGACGTCTTCTGCAGCGGTGGCATCGGCCCCGATGCCATCCGGACCCTCCGGGACGTCGCGGACGGGTTCGGCGTCGGCAGCTACATCACTGACGCGCCAAGCGTCGACTTCAGCCTCGACATCGTCGAGGTCGAAGGAGAGCCGGTCTCGAAGCGAGGCAAACTCTCGGGGACCAAGCAGGTCTACCGGACCCCCGACGGCGGCCACCACGTCGCGCTCGCCGACCGCGACGGCCCCGAGGGCGGCGACCCGCTGCTCGAACCCCTCATCCGCAACGGCGAGGTCGTCCGAGAGTTCGACCTCGAGGCGGCGAGCGAGCGGTGTCTGGCAGACGCCGAGACGGTCGGGTTCGACGAGTAA
- a CDS encoding single-stranded DNA binding protein — protein MSDIEGVYEDLEADVSLEEFREAVEAKVEQMGGLADEETAAMLVAHEVGESEVGGVTDIEPGMEEAKFVAKVISIGEMRTFERDGEDEDGRVVNVEVADETGSVRAAFWDEQAEAATEELEEGNVLRIKGRPKDGFSGVEVSVDQAEPDEDTEIDVQLSDTYSVEDLSLGLSNVNLVGLVLDTDSVRTFDRDDGSEGKVSNVTLGDSTGRVRVTLWDEQAELAEELEPDATVEVVDGYVRERDGNLELHVGNRGAIETVDEEVEYVPDSTPIEGVEIGQTVDLAGVVRSADPKRTFDRDDGSEGQVRNVRIQDATDDIRVALWGEKADLDIGPGDEVALGDVEIQDGWQDDLEASAGWQSTITVLESDSSPAAEAGEGSDDNAGLSDFAGGESDGETTDNDDGTDVDDEEGLDDGEELEFTGVVVQAGDPVVLDDGETTTSVVTDADVVLGEEVTARGVVRDGQLEANDVF, from the coding sequence ATGAGCGACATCGAGGGTGTCTACGAGGATCTCGAGGCCGACGTCTCTCTCGAGGAGTTTCGCGAGGCCGTCGAGGCGAAAGTCGAGCAGATGGGGGGACTCGCGGACGAGGAGACGGCGGCGATGCTCGTCGCTCACGAGGTCGGCGAGAGCGAGGTCGGCGGCGTGACGGACATCGAGCCTGGCATGGAAGAGGCGAAGTTCGTCGCGAAGGTGATCTCGATCGGCGAGATGCGAACGTTCGAACGCGACGGCGAAGACGAGGACGGCCGCGTCGTCAACGTCGAAGTCGCCGACGAAACCGGCTCCGTGCGAGCGGCGTTCTGGGACGAGCAAGCCGAGGCAGCGACCGAGGAACTCGAGGAAGGCAACGTCTTGCGCATCAAGGGACGGCCCAAGGACGGCTTCTCGGGGGTCGAGGTCAGCGTCGACCAGGCCGAACCGGACGAGGACACCGAGATCGACGTCCAACTGTCGGACACCTACTCCGTCGAGGACCTCTCGCTCGGTCTCTCGAATGTCAACCTGGTCGGGCTCGTGCTCGACACCGACAGCGTCCGAACCTTCGACCGGGACGACGGCTCCGAGGGGAAGGTATCGAACGTCACACTCGGCGACTCGACGGGGCGCGTCCGGGTGACGCTGTGGGACGAGCAGGCGGAACTGGCCGAGGAGCTCGAGCCCGACGCGACCGTCGAGGTCGTCGACGGCTACGTCCGCGAACGCGACGGTAACCTCGAACTCCACGTCGGCAACCGCGGCGCGATCGAGACGGTCGACGAAGAGGTCGAGTACGTCCCCGACAGCACGCCGATCGAGGGCGTCGAGATCGGTCAGACGGTCGATCTCGCGGGCGTCGTTCGCTCGGCGGACCCGAAACGGACCTTCGACCGGGACGACGGCTCCGAGGGCCAGGTTCGAAACGTCCGAATCCAGGACGCAACTGACGACATCCGCGTCGCGCTTTGGGGCGAGAAGGCAGACCTCGATATCGGGCCCGGCGACGAAGTCGCGCTAGGCGACGTCGAGATCCAGGACGGCTGGCAGGACGATCTGGAGGCCTCCGCGGGCTGGCAGTCGACGATCACGGTGCTTGAGTCGGATTCGAGTCCCGCTGCAGAAGCCGGCGAGGGAAGCGACGACAACGCGGGGCTTTCCGACTTCGCCGGGGGCGAAAGCGACGGCGAGACCACGGACAACGACGACGGAACCGACGTGGACGACGAAGAGGGACTCGACGACGGCGAGGAACTCGAGTTCACCGGCGTCGTCGTCCAGGCCGGCGACCCGGTCGTGTTAGACGACGGTGAGACGACGACGAGCGTCGTGACCGACGCGGACGTCGTCCTCGGCGAGGAGGTAACCGCACGAGGGGTCGTCCGCGACGGACAACTCGAGGCAAACGACGTGTTCTGA
- a CDS encoding lipoyl protein ligase domain-containing protein — MRVFRGREPTIAADREASTGLLEVAADGERAVRVWTPHRQLAFGRRDRQQDGYDRARDAAAELGFPPIERDVGGRAVAYDGETAIAFARAEPIDDFRRETGERYEHLAADIADALVSLSGVDRNRLTHDEPENAFCPGTHSLSTAVEDGRLRKVAGLAQRVRQDAAITAGILLVDGRTELLTVLEVVYDALAIPFDPDSVGTVAVAGGPSDPDVVRRTVEETLVGDAEPTVEPAGNLLEDSSKHD, encoded by the coding sequence ATGCGCGTGTTCCGAGGGCGCGAGCCGACTATCGCCGCCGACCGGGAAGCGAGTACTGGCCTGCTCGAGGTCGCCGCCGACGGCGAGCGGGCGGTACGGGTCTGGACGCCACACCGACAGCTGGCTTTCGGCAGGCGAGACCGACAGCAGGATGGGTACGACCGTGCTCGTGACGCCGCCGCCGAACTAGGGTTCCCACCGATCGAGCGCGACGTCGGTGGCCGCGCCGTCGCCTACGACGGCGAGACGGCGATCGCGTTCGCCCGTGCCGAACCGATCGACGACTTCCGACGCGAGACGGGAGAACGGTACGAACACCTCGCCGCCGACATCGCAGACGCCCTCGTTTCACTTTCGGGAGTCGACCGAAACCGGCTCACTCACGACGAACCCGAGAACGCGTTCTGTCCCGGCACACACTCACTGTCGACGGCCGTCGAGGACGGACGCCTCCGGAAAGTCGCCGGCCTCGCCCAGCGCGTACGCCAGGACGCGGCGATCACGGCTGGTATCCTCCTTGTCGACGGGCGGACGGAACTCCTCACGGTGCTCGAGGTGGTTTACGACGCACTTGCAATCCCGTTCGATCCCGATTCAGTGGGCACCGTCGCGGTTGCCGGCGGGCCGTCGGACCCCGACGTCGTTCGCCGGACCGTCGAAGAGACACTCGTCGGCGACGCGGAGCCGACGGTCGAACCCGCCGGGAATTTACTCGAGGACTCGAGCAAGCACGACTGA
- a CDS encoding Hvo_1808 family surface protein, with product MKPTRTQLLVALLAATTIGLLAVVAAGVVPFSLTEASPLEIDERSDDPSTTDTVGYVEGYWYDDELPVDDRNDAVLGDNELEAVAYRSMARVETIRGLTFEEEVSVEVIDREEFNEREDVFVDFSADEELHTSVTYEALFMVDRETPATEEVESLYGGTVDGYYEPGKDEIVLVSDTPTRPELDEVVLGHELLHALQDQHFDLASYDRETIDQDNAKNGLIEGDAVWVDQAYEQQCGEEWDCVLPAGGLSSGGEPNWGLYLTIFQPYNDGPDYVDHLQSQGGWDAVDAAYDDPPATSSEVIRPGDDRDPDATIPDRSRNEWEQFEIDGDVASETVGEAGMVAMFVSGNFDHQPAVVDRDEFLTEDAGYDYDQPYTDGWDGDELVTYVDGTASANATDDALEHSAYVWQTEWTSRENAAEFVDGYLQLLEGHDAESVEDRQDTYVVDDGYPGAYYLDRSDDGDAVTIVRAPSVDDLGDVHIGAAPEGEDELEIGMAEMAGGVVDAILGGGGPVIGSMGPEWQPVREPISG from the coding sequence ATGAAACCGACCCGAACGCAGTTGCTCGTCGCCCTTCTCGCGGCCACCACGATCGGGCTGCTCGCCGTCGTGGCGGCTGGCGTGGTCCCGTTTTCGCTGACTGAGGCGTCCCCGCTCGAGATCGACGAACGCTCCGACGACCCCTCGACGACCGACACCGTCGGCTACGTCGAGGGGTACTGGTACGACGACGAGTTGCCAGTCGACGACCGTAACGACGCCGTCCTCGGTGACAACGAACTCGAGGCTGTCGCCTACCGGTCGATGGCTCGCGTCGAGACGATTCGCGGGCTGACTTTCGAGGAAGAGGTGTCGGTCGAGGTGATCGACCGCGAGGAGTTCAACGAACGAGAAGACGTCTTCGTCGACTTCTCCGCAGACGAGGAACTCCACACGAGCGTCACCTACGAGGCGCTTTTCATGGTCGATCGGGAGACCCCTGCCACCGAAGAGGTCGAATCCCTCTACGGTGGCACCGTCGACGGCTACTACGAACCCGGCAAAGACGAAATCGTACTCGTCTCGGACACGCCGACGAGGCCCGAACTCGACGAGGTCGTTCTCGGCCACGAGTTGCTCCACGCTCTGCAAGACCAGCACTTCGATCTCGCGAGCTACGACCGGGAGACGATCGACCAGGACAACGCCAAGAACGGCCTCATCGAGGGTGACGCCGTCTGGGTCGACCAGGCCTACGAGCAACAATGTGGCGAGGAATGGGACTGCGTTCTCCCGGCGGGCGGTCTCTCGTCGGGTGGCGAGCCAAACTGGGGGCTGTACCTTACGATCTTCCAGCCGTACAACGACGGGCCCGACTACGTCGACCACCTGCAGTCCCAGGGAGGCTGGGACGCCGTCGACGCAGCCTACGACGATCCGCCGGCGACGTCCTCGGAAGTGATCCGACCGGGAGACGACCGCGATCCCGACGCCACGATTCCAGACCGCTCGCGAAACGAGTGGGAGCAGTTCGAAATCGACGGCGACGTCGCAAGCGAGACGGTCGGCGAAGCCGGGATGGTCGCGATGTTCGTCAGCGGAAACTTCGACCACCAGCCGGCCGTCGTCGACCGCGACGAGTTCCTCACGGAAGACGCAGGCTACGACTACGATCAGCCCTACACCGACGGCTGGGACGGCGACGAACTCGTCACCTACGTCGACGGCACAGCGAGCGCGAACGCGACCGACGACGCATTAGAGCACAGTGCATACGTCTGGCAGACCGAGTGGACCTCGAGAGAGAACGCCGCGGAGTTCGTCGACGGCTACCTCCAGTTGCTCGAGGGACACGACGCCGAATCCGTCGAGGATCGCCAGGACACCTACGTGGTCGACGACGGCTATCCGGGTGCCTACTATCTCGACCGAAGCGACGACGGCGACGCAGTGACGATCGTTCGCGCGCCGTCGGTCGACGACCTCGGAGACGTTCATATCGGGGCAGCGCCCGAAGGCGAGGACGAACTCGAAATCGGGATGGCCGAGATGGCCGGTGGCGTGGTCGACGCGATACTGGGGGGTGGCGGCCCAGTTATCGGCTCGATGGGGCCAGAGTGGCAGCCGGTTCGGGAACCGATCTCTGGTTGA
- a CDS encoding histone deacetylase family protein: MQFGYSEVCVEHDPGPRHPESPDRLRAIRERLKRKHGVEYVEGDPVGIDVISTVHDRSYLESIEEFCAEGGGNWDPDTTAVEETWDAIRYSAGQACWAVEKALEGATGRKTPFAIGRPPGHHAVVDDAMGFCFANNVAVAAQQALESDEYDVDRVAIVDWDVHHGNGTQDIFYDRDDVFFVSVHEQGLYPGTGDLGESGEGDGEGATMNVPMPAGTDDTEYLAVIEGPVAAALESYDPDLLIVSAGFDAHRHDPISRIRLSTEAYALLTDRIRGLADRIDAALAFVLEGGYGLELLADSVAIVHETFDGREPIEPDGEVGDRAASVITDVLVEHGLEDEVDL; encoded by the coding sequence ATGCAATTTGGTTACAGCGAGGTCTGTGTCGAGCACGACCCCGGTCCCCGGCACCCGGAGTCGCCGGATCGTCTACGGGCGATCAGGGAGCGACTGAAGCGCAAACACGGTGTCGAGTACGTCGAGGGCGATCCAGTCGGGATCGACGTGATCTCGACGGTCCACGACCGCTCGTACCTCGAGTCGATCGAGGAGTTCTGCGCCGAAGGAGGGGGCAACTGGGATCCGGATACGACCGCCGTCGAGGAGACCTGGGACGCGATCCGGTACAGCGCCGGACAGGCCTGCTGGGCGGTCGAGAAAGCACTCGAGGGTGCGACGGGGCGGAAGACGCCGTTCGCGATCGGTCGCCCACCGGGTCATCACGCGGTCGTCGACGACGCGATGGGATTTTGTTTTGCGAACAACGTTGCGGTGGCCGCCCAGCAAGCACTCGAGAGCGACGAGTACGACGTCGACCGGGTTGCGATCGTCGACTGGGACGTCCACCACGGCAACGGGACCCAGGATATCTTCTACGATCGTGACGATGTCTTTTTCGTCTCGGTCCACGAGCAGGGGCTCTATCCCGGAACCGGCGACCTCGGCGAGAGCGGCGAGGGAGACGGCGAAGGAGCGACGATGAACGTCCCGATGCCGGCCGGCACCGACGACACCGAGTACCTCGCGGTGATCGAAGGTCCGGTCGCTGCGGCGCTCGAGTCGTACGATCCGGATCTACTGATCGTCAGTGCAGGGTTCGACGCCCACCGACACGATCCGATCTCACGGATCCGTCTTTCGACCGAGGCTTACGCACTGCTGACCGACCGAATTCGAGGTCTCGCGGACCGAATCGACGCCGCGCTGGCGTTCGTCCTGGAGGGTGGGTACGGACTGGAGCTTCTGGCTGACAGCGTCGCGATCGTTCACGAGACGTTCGACGGGCGGGAACCGATCGAACCCGACGGCGAGGTCGGCGACAGGGCCGCGTCGGTGATAACGGACGTTCTCGTAGAACACGGCCTCGAAGACGAGGTCGACCTCTAG
- a CDS encoding FaeA/PapI family transcriptional regulator produces the protein MASECERDGRGEKHRCCRRRNRERDEDGQFARQIEAGDVLAVFEAVDGPVVTTTDVSDVLGITTEAARQKLNRLVTEGELQRRKTGRTVVYWQVTPRDE, from the coding sequence ATGGCATCCGAATGCGAGCGAGACGGTAGGGGAGAGAAACACCGATGTTGCAGACGGCGGAATCGAGAGCGCGACGAAGACGGACAGTTCGCCCGGCAGATCGAGGCAGGTGACGTCCTTGCCGTCTTCGAGGCCGTCGATGGACCGGTCGTGACGACGACCGATGTCTCGGACGTCCTCGGCATCACGACGGAAGCCGCACGCCAGAAACTCAATCGGCTCGTCACCGAGGGCGAGTTGCAGCGCCGGAAGACCGGACGGACGGTCGTCTACTGGCAGGTGACTCCCCGTGACGAGTAG
- a CDS encoding DUF5806 family protein — protein sequence MDEDGLDVADSDASEGHKAGADDHDDAESVGESSPVDEEGGGKEDEKKEQRENEGDGPMPGVPDAEREESDVPEDVQKYARFKKMDGAQYERVNEFLRDRTYVTAREWAIARLCSDFRTETGVEMTKIGENLPELVPFMTDTYTPQAVNQARSSFEEKVRKAGATFLYGAMCDFFTAEELDDVMYESTEVAKFLLEVEGVDLSVEEELEAEDRISSVMREVREASEELREQEQSE from the coding sequence CCGATGATCACGACGACGCCGAGAGCGTTGGCGAGTCGAGCCCGGTTGACGAAGAGGGAGGGGGAAAAGAGGACGAAAAGAAAGAACAAAGAGAGAACGAAGGCGACGGACCAATGCCAGGCGTCCCCGACGCCGAGCGCGAAGAGTCAGACGTCCCGGAAGACGTACAGAAGTACGCCCGGTTCAAGAAGATGGACGGGGCCCAGTACGAGCGAGTCAACGAGTTCCTGCGGGATCGCACCTACGTCACTGCACGCGAGTGGGCGATCGCTCGTCTCTGTTCGGACTTTCGAACCGAGACGGGTGTCGAGATGACGAAGATCGGTGAGAACCTCCCCGAACTCGTCCCGTTCATGACTGACACCTACACCCCACAAGCGGTCAATCAGGCCCGGTCGTCGTTCGAGGAGAAGGTCAGGAAAGCCGGCGCAACTTTCCTCTACGGCGCGATGTGTGACTTCTTCACCGCCGAGGAACTCGACGACGTGATGTACGAGTCGACGGAAGTCGCGAAGTTCCTGCTCGAGGTCGAGGGCGTCGATCTCTCCGTCGAGGAGGAACTCGAGGCCGAAGACCGGATCTCCTCGGTGATGCGGGAAGTGCGAGAGGCAAGCGAGGAGCTACGAGAACAGGAACAGTCGGAGTAA
- a CDS encoding metal-dependent transcriptional regulator, translating into MTSRLPDDATAAADVADGERTISLSEGRYLCGLLQLTLAGEPPVGTTELAAHLGVSAASVTETIDGFERRGLVAHEPYCGAELTERGESAAREFRWRQCTVQQFFEHTSGVQLRDDQAYRIGRLLSEADVRALCEFDDQPCLGRCEETSVDGCHVLAT; encoded by the coding sequence GTGACGAGTAGGCTTCCGGACGACGCGACGGCGGCGGCGGACGTGGCCGACGGCGAACGAACGATCAGCCTCAGCGAAGGACGCTACCTCTGTGGGTTATTGCAGCTAACGCTGGCCGGCGAGCCACCGGTCGGCACCACCGAACTCGCCGCCCATCTCGGCGTTAGTGCAGCGAGCGTCACCGAAACGATCGACGGCTTCGAACGGCGAGGACTTGTAGCACACGAACCCTACTGCGGAGCCGAATTGACCGAGCGCGGCGAAAGCGCCGCCCGCGAATTCCGCTGGCGACAATGTACCGTCCAGCAGTTTTTCGAGCACACGTCTGGTGTCCAGTTGCGCGACGACCAGGCCTATCGGATCGGCCGTCTCCTCTCGGAAGCGGACGTTCGGGCGCTCTGTGAGTTCGACGACCAACCGTGCCTGGGTCGCTGTGAGGAGACGAGTGTGGACGGCTGTCACGTGTTAGCGACGTAA
- a CDS encoding PaaI family thioesterase: MTDDDYPGPETFAGLEDFLQHYIDEHQEFLSWIGTSVEDIDQGTMTLAVPYDEKLTNTRPNTDDDRRADIHGGIAATLIDTVGGLSLRTELADPFAASIATINLNVNYLRPATGDLVATANVIRTGSTVGVSAVTVESTTPDGETREVATGQGAYRIFRE, translated from the coding sequence ATGACCGACGACGACTACCCGGGACCCGAGACGTTCGCGGGTCTCGAGGACTTTCTCCAGCACTACATCGACGAACACCAGGAGTTTCTCTCGTGGATTGGCACGTCCGTCGAGGACATCGACCAGGGGACGATGACCCTCGCTGTTCCCTACGACGAAAAGCTAACTAACACCCGTCCGAACACCGACGACGATCGGCGGGCAGACATCCACGGCGGTATCGCGGCGACGCTGATCGACACCGTCGGCGGCCTCTCCTTGCGGACCGAACTCGCAGATCCGTTCGCTGCCAGCATCGCGACGATCAACCTGAACGTCAACTATCTGCGGCCGGCGACCGGCGATCTCGTGGCAACGGCGAACGTGATCAGGACGGGATCGACCGTCGGCGTGAGCGCGGTCACCGTCGAGAGCACGACGCCTGACGGCGAGACTCGAGAGGTCGCGACGGGCCAGGGCGCATACCGGATCTTCCGCGAGTGA
- a CDS encoding histone family protein, with product MNVELPFAPVDTIIRRNAGDLRVSADASKELATRIQEHGSELAIDAAERATEDGRKTLMAADFGVEQVVDKDDLELPVAPVDRIARLEIDDRYRVSMDARVALADILEDYADNVAAAAAILARHADRRTITDDDIKTYFSLFE from the coding sequence ATGAACGTCGAACTCCCGTTTGCCCCGGTGGATACGATCATCCGGCGGAACGCGGGTGATCTTCGGGTAAGCGCCGATGCGTCGAAGGAACTCGCAACGCGGATTCAGGAACACGGGAGCGAACTCGCGATCGACGCTGCCGAGCGCGCGACCGAGGACGGCCGGAAGACGCTGATGGCCGCCGACTTCGGCGTCGAACAGGTCGTCGACAAGGACGACCTCGAGCTACCGGTCGCACCGGTCGACCGCATCGCACGACTCGAGATCGACGACCGGTACCGCGTCTCGATGGACGCCCGCGTCGCTCTCGCAGACATTCTCGAGGATTACGCCGACAACGTCGCGGCTGCAGCGGCGATCCTCGCTCGACACGCCGATAGACGCACCATCACGGACGACGACATCAAGACGTACTTCTCGCTGTTCGAGTGA